The DNA region CCAGATTACCTATTGTCCACTCACTATTAGAATTATTGTAGTTCGTACCTGCCGGAAATGAGGCAGAAACATACGTATAACCACTAGGTAACTGATCAATAACTTCAACACCAGTTGCATTAACAGGTCCTGCATTGGCCGCCGTAATGGTAAAAGTAACCTCGCTATTTACATCAGGCGTACTATTATTTACGGTTTTGGTAACCGATAAGTTGGCTACAGCAACGGGTGTAAGTGTAACCGAAGCACTGTTGTTTGCAGCAATAGGGTCGTATTCATTAGCAGATACCGTTGCTGTATTGGCATAGTTGCCACTGGCCTTTACCGTTGCAGTAATGGTGAGAACGGAGTTGGCATCATCTGCCAAATTGCCTATCAGCCATTCGCCGCTGGTTGAATTGTAGCTGGTACCTGCAGGTTCCGTAGCCGAAACAAAAGCGTATCCGGTAGGTAGTAGGTCGTTAACCTTAACGCCTGTTGCGTTGCTAGGACCTGTGTTAGTGATGGTTATGGTGAAAATAACGTTGCTACCCATATCCGGACTGTTGTTGCTTGCTGTTTTGTTTACCGATAGCTCGGCTTCGGCTGTAACATTAATCGTTATGGTATTAGCTGAGGGATCGGTATTTACGCCTCCGTTTGCAGTACCTCCATTATCGGTAACTTTAAAGGTAAAGCTATCAAAGGCGTTTCCATTTGCATTTTCTGAATTTTGTTGCCAGGTAAGCTGCGGAATTTGCATCACCGGAACCACCTGATCCGCTGTTACTGCAGTTCCATTAAGTTTAAGTGTACCGTTTGCAGGAAGCGTAGCGAGTGTTAGAGCAGCGAATTCATGCGCTTCTGCCGGATCGCTAAAACCAAAATCGGCAGCCGAAAAAGTATAAGTGCCATCTTCTACAACCGATACTGTCTTATCTGTGCCCATTGGCGCATCGTTTACGGCAAGCACAGTAACGGAGGCAACTGAAGCGTCGGAGGAAACACCATCGGAATCTGTTACAACAACATTAATAGCTCTGGTAGTTGTATTTGGGTTTTCGGATGTGTTTGCAAACCGAACTTGCTTAATGGCAGTGATATAATCTGCAACGGGAGCACTCCCTGTAAGAGAAATTATGGTGTTATCGGCATTAAAGGTTGCGGAAATCCCTGCAGGCAAAGTTCCTGAAATGCTCAAAACATCGCCAGTTTGAGGGTTTGTTGTGGTAATGGTAGCGCTAGCCAGGTTGGTGCCATCATCAACAATTTCCATATCGCTATTGGCAAGAGCAACAGGAGTACCGTTTTCTATATAGGTAGTATTGAAGTTATAACTGCTATCACCTGTATATTTATGGGCCCTGATAAAAGCGATCCTTACATCATCCCTGCCATTGTCTCTCGGGTTAAACTGCAAACGAACCTTGCCTGTACTCGCAACATTTTTGGGTAACTCGATATGGAGGGTGGTTAGGGTAGCACCCGGAATAGGTTTTGATGCTGTGGTGCCCTCAGCGTTTTTTGCGCCATTTTGAAAGAACACATCCCCCGTACCTGGGTTATTGGTAGTGTTGTCGGTTCTCAATCTGGCGTATTCAACATCGTCATAATAAATAGAAAACGTATTTCTTGATCCCGATAAAGGACCGCCTTGTGCTAAGCCTTGATTCCAGTACAAGCCCACTAAAAGCCTTGCACCACCCGTACTGGTAGGGCCGAGGTTCATTCCGCTTATTGTTGGCGATATGGCAAATAAAGGATTTGGTGGATTATCTTGACTGAAAAGAATATTAGCGTTTTGAGGCGCTTGCACATGCGTTGTATTATTCCTTGTCCAACCTCCATCGGGCAAACTGGCATCTGTACCAAACGGATTATCCAAATCACCAACGTAGTTTGTCCAATCAAGAAATACGTCAATCGGAGAATTTAAGTCGATGATAGGCTTGGCATTCTGCGAAAATCCGATCATGGGGATCAAAACGAAGCCGAGGAAAAATAGGAGTCTGTTGATCGGAGATATCCGATTTTGTTGAAAATGACTGTCTTTTTCCTTTTTTATAAAGAAATAGTTGATCAGACTGGTCAATGAGGAGAGGGGATGACTTACCATGTTTTAATTATTTTTCCAGCAAAAATCCTGGCAACTGGTTAATTCAGATGTTTGCTAACGTTTGATTTAAGAAATGTTGTGGCCCGTCCTTTAAAGTGGTCTTTGGTAGCTATACTGTTTGAAAAACTGCTTAAGATATCCGTAATAGGTTTTGGATAGGCTGTTGAGCCAGGCGCAGCAGAAAGGGCAATATCGTTTGTTTAGAACGTTGCGAAATCAATAAGGGATTAAGTATAATCACACAAATACCAAGGACATTGGTGGTGGTTATTTTCAAATAAGGATTTTCATGGGGATTGGTTTTAGTTTTTTTAGTAAAATTAAATGTAAGGACTATTCGATTCTCGCATAAGGACATGCCAAAACGCAAGACGATATCGGCTTATTGAAATATTTTAAAGAATTTTATTGAAAACAACATGCAAGATGAATATCTACTGCAATTGACGCTTGTTCGATTGGTTGTTTTGTTATTTCTTTAAAAATAATAGGTTTTTAATTCAATAAAGCTTATAACTATTCAATAAAGTTATCTTTTTGTTAACGACTAAGCAATAATATTCTACCTAAATCTAATTTATGCTAATTAGTAAGTAATTTATATCTTACTGATAAGACAAAGCCGCTTTGAGTACTATATCTTTATTTTTTCAGTCAAAAAAAGCGTTTCTTTATGCGATAGGCGGTCAAAACATTTCGTTTTAAGGAAAATTATGTTATCTTTATAAAGAATCATCCAATTATTTTAGCATTAGATAAAACTTATGAAAAGAGAAATTGGAAAAGTAATTAAAGCTTGTCGCCAATACCACGGCTTTACTCAGGTGTACATGGCGCATAAACTCGGCGTAACAGTAAACAGCTATGCCAACATGGAACATGGAAGGGTAGATATGGATACGAAAAGACTATATCAACTTGCCGAAATACTACGTTTAAAGGCCTGCCAGATTTTGGCCTTCGCCGAAAAAGGCTACGATACAAAAAGTTACTGCTGGCTTCCACTGGCAATTAGCGGAACGGTAGCCGAAAACTATCAGCTTATTGATCAGCAGATCGATTAGTTTAAGCGCTATTTAGCACTGGTTCCTGTACGCCAATTTAATGTCGGAGGCGCATGTTGCCATCCCTATTTTGTTTTACAGAGGCGTTATTATAGGCTACAACTAAAATCTTTTGGTGATGCAAACTGCAGGCGGTAATTAGCAGATTTCGTTTTTATGGCCCTAAACAATATCAAATAGTGATAAACATCATTTTTAAAACTGATTATTTGCAAATATGTTAATATAATGGCGTTTGCCACTTTATTTGGTTATCTTTGCATTGATACTATACATAAATATAAGAAATGAGTTTTTTTGCGGAAAAAAGAGGTGAAGTGATGGTGCATATCGAGAAGTACATGCTTGATATGATGGATACCTATCTTAAACCAATTGATACTAACTGGCAACCATCTGACTTTCTGCCCGACTCTACCAGCGATACATTTTATCAAGATATACGAGTACTGAGAGAAAGCGCTAAAGATCTTTCTTACGATTTAGTAGCCGTTTTAATCGGTGATACCATCACCGAGGAAGCGCTTCCTACCTACGAATCGTGGTTAGCCATGGTGCAGGGACCCAGCATGAAGGAAGACGGAGGTTGGATGAAATGGAACCGACACTGGACAGCGGAAGAAAACCGTCATGGTGATTTGCTGAACAAATATTTATACCTATCAGGACGGGTTGATATGCGCCAAATGGAGATATCAACACAATATTTAATTGCCGATGGCTTTGATATTGGTACCGGACATGACCCTTATCGCAATTTCATTTATACATCGTTTCAGGAAATGGCCACCAACATTTCGCACAGAAGGGTTGCTTCATTAGCTAAAAAAGATGGCGATACCTTATTATCCAAAATGTGTGGTGTAATTGCTTCTGATGAGGCAAGACATGCGAAAGCGTACAGAGATTTTATGAATCAGATTTTTGCGGTCGATCCAAATGAGGCGATGCTTGCATTTGAAGATATGATGCGTAAAAAGATTGTAATGCCAGCGCATTTTTTAAGAGAAGTAGGCTTAAAAATCGGCCAAACATTCGGCCATTTTACCGATGCCGCACAACGTTTAGGCGTTTACACGGCTATCGATTATGTTGATATTATGCAACAGTTAATTATCGACTGGAAAATTGAGGGCATGAGAGACTTAAACGAAGCTGGTGAAAAAGCCCGCGACTACATTATGGCCTTGCCTTCGCGTTTGTTACGTGTTGCTGAAAGAATGAAAAATCCAACGATTGATTATAAATTTACCTGGATTGCCGGGTAAACCTATCATAAAAATCTATAAGCCTCGATAAATTCGGGGCTTTTTTGTTTAAAAGTTTTTGAAAGTGGTTTTATAGATGCAGGGCTCAACAAGTGAAGAGGCACTTTAATCCCGAAATTTCCGGGTTGTTTGTCCGAAGAAGTCCTATCGTGTAAACACATTTCTTTTCATTGCTCATCATTCCCGCACAGGCGGAAATCCTAATGCGTTTGATCCATTTTTGTGCATTAAGATTTCTCCCGAACTTTCGGGGAAGCATGACGACCGTTCATAGTTAACGCCATATAAGTTTAGTTCTCATTCGATGATGCTATCCCTTATAACGCCTTTTTTTCAAAATGTACCAACACCATGTAAAAAGTGGTGACTAGTCTGTTCCCGCCATTGATATTTTCGTCTTTGCCCAAAAGCGGCTACTTTGTAGCGAAATCGATTTTCATCGATCGAAGTAATCTCATCAGAGATTTATTGCAGAATAGATTGCTTTCCCGAGAAATCGGGACAGGCTGTGCTTCGCAATGAGGACGGCTTTAAAATCATCACTCATCTGGATTTTTGAAAAACCTTTCCGTCCGGCCAGACGTGAATTAAAACCTTGTCTGACAAAACAGCGTTGGCAGGCGACTAGGTTTAAAAATAAATTTTCCCTTGTACGGCCAGGTTAAAGCCTTTCTGCAACACTGTTTTTTGTTGGGTCGCATCGCGAAGCAGTGGGTTGGTGTGATTAAAATGGATGAAGAAAATTTTGCCCTTAACTTCTTTGTTTTCCTTTTGAAACAAATCCATCGTTTCGCTTACCAATGGATGCGGAACCTCGGTTATAGCCCTGTTGCCCAATTCGGTATTGGTGTAAAAGGTTGCATCCAAAAAGGCGATATCGACTTTTTTGACCTCATCAATTACGCTTTTGTTCCATTTGCTCCACTTGTCGATATCGGGAATGAAGAGGTATTTCTTTGTATCCGTTTCTATCTTAAAACCTGCGGTTTCCGAAAATTCGTCGCGGTGGGGAACCCGAAAGGCCGTTACTTTGCTATCTTCAATTGTGAGTGGCGCATTTTCTTCAAGTGCAATCAAATTGATGTTGTTTAGCTTAACCAACTGGCTCCACGGACCATTTTCTTCGAGGAAGGTTTTCAATTTAGGCAGTACATAAACCTTTAGTTTTTTGGTTGACATTACCTCTCTTCCAAACTCCATTAAGCCGGTGTAATGCCCCATATGCGCATGTGTGATGAAGACACCTTCGGGCAGATAGGGATATTCTTCGCTGGTTTTTGATCTGAAGTCTTGAAGTTGTTGCTTAATATCGGGTGTAGCTTCAAACAGCCACCACTTTTTCGCAATGGGATCAACCAAGGCCAAAGACACTACATTTCTGCTTAAACTGGGTTTTTTCCAAGCCGTTTTGCAGCACATTTTTTCGCAGTCCATGTGTGGGTAGCCACCATCTTGCGCTACGCCCAACACCATGATGTAGGGTGTTTTTGGCTCCTGGGCACAAAGCTTGATAGTTAAAACCGATAAGAACATTAATAATAGTGCTTTCATTTTTTTTGAGATTTACGGTTAGAGATTTGAGACTGGAGATATGAGACTGGAGATTTGAGATATGAGACTGGAGCTTTGACATCCTATCTCACATCTTGTGTCTAGCTTCTCATATCTCAAGTCAAGCTTCTCGCCTCTCATTACATATTTCTTCTATACTGCCCGCCAACTTCGTATAACGCATGGCTAATTTGGCCGAGCGAACAAACCTTGCAAACTTCCATTAATTGCTTAAAAATGTTTTCTCCTTCAACGGCAACCTTTTGAAGTTGCTTTAGCGCCTCTGCCGATTGATCGGCGTTGCGCTCCTGAAATTTTGTTAAAGTTGCTATTTGATATTGCTTTTCATCTTCAGTAGCCCTTATTACTTCTCCGGGCACAATGGTTGGCGACCCTTTTTTGTTCAGAAAAGTGTTTACCCCCACAATTGGGTATTCGCCCGAGTGTTTCAAGGTTTCGTAATATAAGCTTTCTTCCTGAATCTTACCACGTTGATACATGGTTTCCATAGCGCCTAAAACGCCGCCACGATCGTTAATTCGCTTAAATTCATCTAAAACTGCTTGCTCAACCAAATCGGTTAGTTCCTCAATTATAAAGGCGCCCTGCAATGGGTTTTCATTTTTTGCCAAGCCAAGTTCCCTATTTATAATCAGCTGTATGGCCATTGCCCGCCGTACCGATTCCTCGGTTGGCGTAGTAATGGCTTCATCGTAAGCATTGGTATGCAGCGAGTTGCAATTATCGTAAATGGCATAAAGCGCCTGCAAGGTCGTTCTGATATCGTTGAAGTCGATTTCTTGAGCATGTAACGAGCGACCGGAGGTTTGAATATGGTATTTCAATTTTTGCGATCTCTCGTTTCCTTTGTATTTGTTTTTAATTGCCTTGGCCCA from Pedobacter endophyticus includes:
- a CDS encoding MBL fold metallo-hydrolase, which codes for MKALLLMFLSVLTIKLCAQEPKTPYIMVLGVAQDGGYPHMDCEKMCCKTAWKKPSLSRNVVSLALVDPIAKKWWLFEATPDIKQQLQDFRSKTSEEYPYLPEGVFITHAHMGHYTGLMEFGREVMSTKKLKVYVLPKLKTFLEENGPWSQLVKLNNINLIALEENAPLTIEDSKVTAFRVPHRDEFSETAGFKIETDTKKYLFIPDIDKWSKWNKSVIDEVKKVDIAFLDATFYTNTELGNRAITEVPHPLVSETMDLFQKENKEVKGKIFFIHFNHTNPLLRDATQQKTVLQKGFNLAVQGKIYF
- a CDS encoding helix-turn-helix domain-containing protein, whose protein sequence is MKREIGKVIKACRQYHGFTQVYMAHKLGVTVNSYANMEHGRVDMDTKRLYQLAEILRLKACQILAFAEKGYDTKSYCWLPLAISGTVAENYQLIDQQID
- a CDS encoding acyl-ACP desaturase; protein product: MSFFAEKRGEVMVHIEKYMLDMMDTYLKPIDTNWQPSDFLPDSTSDTFYQDIRVLRESAKDLSYDLVAVLIGDTITEEALPTYESWLAMVQGPSMKEDGGWMKWNRHWTAEENRHGDLLNKYLYLSGRVDMRQMEISTQYLIADGFDIGTGHDPYRNFIYTSFQEMATNISHRRVASLAKKDGDTLLSKMCGVIASDEARHAKAYRDFMNQIFAVDPNEAMLAFEDMMRKKIVMPAHFLREVGLKIGQTFGHFTDAAQRLGVYTAIDYVDIMQQLIIDWKIEGMRDLNEAGEKARDYIMALPSRLLRVAERMKNPTIDYKFTWIAG